A window of Novosphingobium terrae contains these coding sequences:
- a CDS encoding aldo/keto reductase codes for MQTRELGRSGLHVSALGLGCMGISFSYATKLSKEEGIALIRSAHERGVTFFDTAEVYGPFENEDVVGEALRPVRDQVVIATKFGFDIDAATGQNRGVSSRPEHIRKAVEGSLKRLGVETIDLLYQHRVDPNVPIEDVAGTVKELIWEGKARHFGMSEPGVQTLRRAHAVQPVAALQNEYSLWWRAVESNGILEACDELGIGFVPYSPLGKGFLTGAMTKDTKLESHDFRASIPRFAPEAMEKNQALVDLLKRVAAEKHATPAQIALAWLLAQRPYIAPIPGTTKLHRLEENLDAAQVTLSEADLHAIRHAAEQIEVTGDRYTAANMAMVGREAPLAEA; via the coding sequence ATGCAAACCCGCGAACTGGGCCGCAGCGGCCTTCATGTTTCCGCCCTGGGCCTTGGCTGCATGGGCATCAGCTTTAGCTACGCCACCAAGCTCTCCAAGGAGGAGGGCATCGCCCTGATCCGCTCGGCGCATGAGCGCGGCGTCACCTTCTTCGACACCGCCGAGGTCTACGGCCCCTTCGAGAATGAGGATGTCGTCGGCGAGGCGCTGCGCCCGGTGCGCGATCAGGTGGTGATCGCCACCAAATTCGGCTTCGATATCGATGCCGCAACCGGGCAGAATCGCGGCGTCAGCAGCCGGCCCGAGCATATTCGCAAGGCTGTCGAGGGTTCGCTGAAACGGCTGGGCGTCGAGACCATCGATCTGCTCTATCAGCACCGCGTCGATCCCAATGTGCCGATCGAGGATGTGGCCGGCACGGTGAAGGAGCTGATCTGGGAGGGTAAGGCACGCCATTTCGGCATGTCGGAGCCGGGCGTGCAGACCTTGCGCCGCGCCCATGCGGTGCAGCCGGTGGCCGCGCTGCAGAATGAATATTCGCTGTGGTGGCGCGCGGTGGAAAGCAACGGCATCCTTGAGGCCTGCGACGAACTGGGCATCGGCTTTGTGCCTTACAGTCCGCTGGGCAAAGGCTTCCTGACCGGCGCGATGACCAAGGATACGAAGCTGGAAAGCCATGATTTCCGCGCCAGCATCCCGCGTTTCGCCCCCGAAGCGATGGAAAAGAACCAGGCGCTGGTCGATCTGCTCAAGCGCGTCGCTGCCGAGAAGCACGCCACCCCGGCACAGATCGCTCTGGCCTGGCTGCTGGCGCAGCGCCCCTATATCGCGCCGATCCCCGGCACGACCAAGCTGCACCGGCTCGAAGAGAATCTGGACGCCGCGCAGGTCACGTTGAGCGAGGCCGATCTCCACGCCATCCGCCACGCCGCCGAGCAGATCGAGGTCACCGGCGACCGCTACACCGCCGCCAATATGGCGATGGTGGGCCGCGAAGCGCCCCTCGCCGAGGCCTGA
- a CDS encoding alpha/beta hydrolase: MPKAPFRRAACALALMLVGASPAQAQREAQQGMPKMEPAAAPAEPDAIPLYGQATPGSAASEVWSKAGGVDYTVRNVTRPTLTPVLPDPAKATGAAVVVAPGGAFMLLAMDHEGWGVAHALAAKGIAAFVLKYRLLPTPGDEGEAGAYMMHKMMAGLPDPTRQPTLTDPEAAADGREAIKLVRANAARWGVDPARVGMIGFSAGAMTALQTVLTARPGEKPAFFGYIYGPQPRVDVPADAPPMFDALALDDPLFPSQGFPIAQGWLAARRPVEIHGYQQGSHGFGLGVPGTTTTLVMDEFVAWMAMQGMLTRR; this comes from the coding sequence ATGCCGAAAGCCCCGTTCCGCCGCGCAGCCTGTGCGCTGGCCTTGATGCTGGTGGGGGCCTCCCCCGCGCAGGCCCAGCGCGAGGCGCAGCAGGGCATGCCCAAAATGGAGCCCGCCGCCGCGCCAGCAGAGCCCGATGCGATCCCGCTCTATGGTCAGGCGACTCCGGGCAGCGCCGCCAGCGAGGTCTGGTCGAAGGCTGGCGGGGTCGATTATACGGTGCGCAACGTTACGCGGCCCACGCTGACGCCGGTGCTGCCTGATCCGGCCAAGGCCACCGGCGCGGCGGTGGTGGTGGCGCCCGGCGGGGCATTTATGCTGCTCGCGATGGATCATGAAGGTTGGGGCGTGGCGCATGCTCTGGCCGCGAAGGGGATCGCCGCCTTCGTGCTGAAATACCGCCTGTTGCCGACGCCGGGTGATGAGGGCGAGGCCGGGGCCTATATGATGCACAAGATGATGGCCGGTCTGCCCGATCCGACACGGCAACCGACGCTGACCGATCCCGAGGCCGCCGCCGATGGGCGTGAGGCGATCAAGCTGGTGCGGGCCAATGCCGCGCGCTGGGGTGTCGATCCGGCGCGGGTGGGGATGATCGGATTTTCCGCCGGAGCGATGACCGCCTTGCAGACCGTCCTGACGGCCAGGCCCGGTGAGAAACCCGCCTTCTTCGGCTATATTTACGGGCCGCAGCCAAGGGTCGATGTGCCTGCGGATGCGCCTCCGATGTTCGATGCGCTGGCGCTGGATGATCCGCTGTTTCCCTCGCAGGGCTTCCCCATCGCGCAGGGCTGGCTGGCGGCCAGGCGACCGGTTGAGATCCACGGCTATCAGCAGGGGAGCCATGGCTTCGGGCTGGGTGTGCCCGGCACCACCACCACGCTGGTGATGGACGAATTCGTCGCCTGGATGGCGATGCAGGGGATGTTGACCCGGCGCTGA
- a CDS encoding Ca2+-dependent phosphoinositide-specific phospholipase C — MVRRFLAAGLIPAAALLLAGAALAQPVEGIPGDLRLDQLQELGSHNSYKRYPSAQEDARLLALAPQYRDELSYGHPPLEAQLALGIRQIEIDVAPDPEGGLYAAPYQMAAPAVREAMMAPGAKVLHFPQIDTESHCLTFRDCISILRRWSDTHPDHLPLTVLVNASDFPPIKGFWLHDAAFDAASLAALDADLLAVIGRERLITPDDVRGTRPTLAQASHDHAWPTLKQAKGRFLFVLDGNDHHEDLYRTGHPSLKGRAMFGYYPEDAPEAAIFNIQDPRGNEARITRLLQAGYLVRTRADADTKEARANDPTRLNAAVASGAQFVSTDYYDGVPNPQGLAYRASLPGERKLRCNPVTARCPARKP; from the coding sequence ATGGTAAGGCGCTTTCTGGCGGCCGGGTTGATCCCGGCCGCCGCGCTGCTGCTGGCGGGCGCAGCCTTGGCCCAGCCGGTCGAGGGCATACCGGGCGATCTGCGGCTGGATCAGCTGCAGGAGCTGGGCTCTCACAACAGCTACAAGCGCTATCCTTCCGCGCAGGAGGATGCGCGCTTGCTGGCTTTGGCCCCGCAGTACCGCGATGAGCTGAGCTACGGCCATCCGCCGCTTGAAGCGCAACTGGCGCTCGGCATCCGCCAGATCGAGATCGATGTCGCGCCCGATCCTGAAGGCGGGCTCTATGCCGCGCCCTATCAGATGGCGGCGCCTGCGGTGCGCGAGGCCATGATGGCGCCGGGCGCCAAGGTGCTGCACTTTCCGCAGATCGACACCGAAAGCCATTGCCTCACCTTCCGCGACTGCATCTCCATCCTGCGCCGCTGGTCCGACACGCATCCCGACCATCTGCCGCTGACAGTGCTGGTCAACGCCTCTGACTTTCCCCCGATCAAGGGCTTCTGGCTGCATGATGCGGCTTTCGATGCCGCTTCGCTGGCGGCGCTGGATGCCGATCTTCTCGCGGTGATCGGGCGGGAGCGGCTGATCACCCCTGACGATGTGCGGGGCACCCGCCCCACACTGGCGCAAGCCTCGCACGATCACGCATGGCCCACGCTCAAGCAGGCCAAGGGCCGCTTCCTCTTCGTGCTGGACGGTAACGACCATCATGAAGACCTCTACCGCACCGGCCATCCCTCGCTGAAGGGCCGCGCCATGTTCGGCTATTATCCCGAGGATGCCCCCGAAGCCGCCATCTTCAACATTCAGGACCCGCGCGGAAACGAGGCCCGGATCACCCGCCTTCTGCAGGCAGGCTATCTGGTCCGCACCCGCGCCGATGCGGATACGAAAGAAGCCCGCGCCAACGATCCCACGCGCCTGAACGCCGCCGTCGCCTCAGGCGCGCAATTCGTCAGCACCGACTATTACGACGGCGTGCCCAATCCGCAGGGGCTGGCCTATCGCGCCAGCCTGCCGGGGGAACGCAAACTGCGCTGCAATCCCGTCACCGCCCGCTGCCCCGCCCGTAAACCGTAA
- a CDS encoding TonB-dependent receptor has product MKSRYLGGAMLPLTALVCALATPAFATTAPAATEPAPAADADAGDGQIVVTGDHLANPVKLKKDALATVEVMSADEIAKQPGGNIVDIISHLPGLTGYSDMGLGQAATGEKEFVTIRGIDASYNSYTMNGIEVPTADFSTRALSLKMIAPYGISNVTVTKTPTADMPGDAIGGVIDIATPSAFDFAKGRLNKITLAGTLSGKAVDMGFPAAGGTAQAEFARTFGAEKQFGIYVTAYYDNRSSVGTTLQAYGYTPTLESEANVSDWRNLKGGVSLQGLQSDFYRNHIQRYGGNIALDYHGDRQTLYLRGTYGRYTDSATDSQHGLFSIATGYDGNGSYAPVGLLSSGYFQLRDQTTALASVQAGGSTQFSDRLTLTYDLSVGRSTWARPNYVEGSLYGQYITDGSANFDAGNPAAPTVAYTNAAAQAYASNANNTSVWKFQGSDSGASNMLYAGKIGAEYKVGNGWLDSVKAGARIAISKRYEYQHQFMGNNGDNFVIKDAAGNVVPFTDPQGPTVNQLAGTAITDAYGLAWKSFDRSYFVNSIVPYKYTSQYGLDPDTGQVTGNPGAYTVNDYLRNTVYGTESTYAAYVQANLHLGPVQAVAGLRYEYTDFKAPQWQVLTTDTGAWAKSGNAYGELLPSLNLVWRPDKQLVVRASAHRGFSRPAFGLIAGPETITIDDVSGTQYISRSNPDLKATTSNNFDLGVEWYGHDGSFLTVASYYKALQNYIFTASATGSLPNSASGTIGDVTMPENGTSAHLYGIELSANHKLKELPGLLSGFGIGANATFQHSSANAGAAYDNRKTWLPRAPEQMYNVNVTYEHGPFNTMLTWQHTGLQLLSLTSNNLDEYLQPSSTLDLNVGLNLGHVTFGLQVQNLLDKAQFWKTMGKGTQYLGTQDGGGNGSYVQTGRFFKLTASYQW; this is encoded by the coding sequence ATGAAGTCACGATATTTGGGCGGCGCCATGCTGCCGCTCACGGCGCTGGTCTGCGCGCTGGCGACGCCCGCTTTCGCCACCACCGCACCAGCGGCCACCGAACCTGCCCCGGCGGCTGATGCCGACGCCGGGGACGGCCAGATCGTTGTCACCGGCGATCATCTGGCCAATCCGGTGAAGCTGAAGAAGGACGCGCTCGCCACGGTGGAGGTCATGTCCGCCGATGAGATCGCCAAACAGCCGGGCGGCAACATCGTCGACATCATCTCGCATCTGCCGGGCCTGACGGGCTACAGCGACATGGGCCTGGGCCAGGCCGCAACGGGCGAGAAGGAATTCGTCACCATCCGCGGCATCGATGCCAGCTACAACAGCTACACAATGAACGGCATCGAGGTGCCGACCGCCGATTTCTCGACCCGCGCGCTCTCGCTCAAGATGATTGCGCCCTATGGCATTTCAAACGTGACGGTCACCAAGACCCCCACCGCCGACATGCCCGGCGATGCCATCGGCGGCGTGATCGATATCGCCACCCCCTCCGCCTTCGATTTCGCCAAGGGGCGGCTCAACAAGATCACGCTGGCCGGCACGCTGTCTGGCAAGGCGGTGGATATGGGCTTCCCGGCGGCAGGCGGCACGGCTCAGGCGGAATTTGCCCGCACCTTCGGGGCGGAAAAGCAGTTCGGCATCTATGTCACGGCCTATTACGACAACCGCAGTTCGGTGGGCACCACGCTTCAGGCCTATGGCTATACGCCCACGCTGGAAAGCGAGGCCAATGTCAGCGACTGGCGCAATCTGAAGGGCGGCGTGTCGCTGCAGGGTCTGCAATCCGATTTCTATCGCAACCATATCCAGCGCTATGGCGGCAACATCGCGCTCGATTACCATGGCGACCGGCAGACGCTCTATCTGCGCGGCACCTATGGGCGCTACACCGACAGCGCCACCGACAGCCAGCACGGGCTGTTCTCGATCGCCACCGGCTATGACGGCAATGGCAGCTATGCCCCGGTGGGCCTGCTCTCCAGCGGCTATTTCCAGCTGCGCGACCAGACCACCGCCCTGGCCTCGGTTCAGGCAGGCGGTTCGACCCAATTCAGCGACCGCCTGACGCTGACCTATGACCTCTCGGTGGGGCGCAGCACATGGGCGCGGCCCAATTATGTGGAAGGCTCGCTCTACGGCCAGTATATCACCGATGGTTCGGCCAATTTCGATGCGGGCAACCCTGCCGCGCCCACGGTCGCCTACACCAATGCCGCCGCGCAGGCCTATGCCAGCAATGCGAACAACACCTCGGTCTGGAAGTTTCAGGGGTCGGACAGCGGCGCCTCGAACATGCTCTATGCGGGCAAGATCGGCGCGGAGTACAAGGTCGGCAACGGCTGGCTGGACAGTGTGAAGGCCGGCGCGCGCATCGCCATCTCCAAGCGCTATGAATATCAGCACCAGTTCATGGGCAACAATGGCGATAATTTCGTCATCAAGGATGCCGCCGGAAATGTGGTGCCCTTCACCGATCCTCAGGGCCCCACGGTGAACCAGCTGGCAGGCACGGCGATCACCGATGCCTATGGTCTGGCGTGGAAGAGCTTCGACCGCTCCTATTTCGTCAACAGCATCGTGCCTTACAAATACACCAGCCAGTATGGGCTCGATCCCGATACGGGGCAGGTCACCGGCAATCCGGGCGCCTATACGGTGAACGATTATCTGCGCAACACGGTCTATGGCACCGAAAGCACCTATGCCGCCTATGTGCAGGCCAATCTGCATCTGGGCCCGGTGCAGGCGGTGGCGGGGCTGCGCTATGAATACACCGATTTCAAGGCGCCCCAGTGGCAGGTGCTGACCACCGACACCGGCGCCTGGGCCAAAAGCGGCAATGCCTATGGCGAGCTGCTGCCCAGCCTCAATCTGGTGTGGCGGCCTGACAAGCAGCTGGTGGTGCGCGCCTCGGCGCATCGCGGCTTTTCGCGCCCGGCATTCGGGCTGATCGCCGGGCCGGAAACGATCACCATCGACGATGTGTCAGGTACGCAATACATCTCGCGCTCGAACCCCGATCTGAAGGCCACCACCTCGAACAATTTCGATCTGGGTGTGGAATGGTACGGGCATGACGGCTCGTTCCTGACGGTGGCCAGCTATTACAAGGCCTTGCAGAACTACATCTTCACCGCCAGCGCCACCGGCAGCCTGCCCAACAGCGCCAGCGGCACCATCGGCGATGTGACCATGCCGGAAAACGGCACCTCGGCCCATCTCTATGGCATCGAACTGAGCGCCAACCACAAGCTGAAGGAGCTGCCCGGCCTGCTTTCCGGCTTCGGCATCGGCGCCAATGCCACCTTCCAGCACAGCAGCGCCAATGCCGGGGCCGCCTATGACAACCGCAAGACCTGGCTGCCCCGCGCGCCCGAGCAGATGTACAATGTCAACGTCACCTATGAGCACGGCCCTTTCAACACCATGCTGACGTGGCAGCACACGGGCCTGCAACTCCTCAGCCTCACCAGCAACAATCTGGATGAATATCTGCAGCCCTCCAGCACGCTGGACCTCAATGTCGGGCTCAATCTGGGCCATGTGACCTTCGGGCTGCAGGTGCAGAACCTGCTCGACAAGGCGCAGTTCTGGAAGACGATGGGCAAGGGCACGCAATATCTGGGCACGCAGGATGGCGGGGGCAATGGCTCCTATGTCCAGACCGGGCGCTTCTTCAAGCTGACGGCGTCGTATCAATGGTAA
- a CDS encoding CehA/McbA family metallohydrolase has translation MLRTLLLAPAMLAMVQPAMAAPLPDVILTGTLHDADRATYRELLFDVPAGVTKLTIDVDGADPSKGTYLVLGVYDPQRERGWGGAIKPHITLGETFASTSYLPGPLPAGRWKLSVAVAFIKPGNVTPYKVTVHFDQGPAAQVLDPGVKKAGPGWYRGDFHVHTGQSDAQCRSVPGGKPVPCPVWHSLKAAYDHGLDFVSVSDHNVASQDAELANDAPLFDSMLVIPGREMTTQYGHFNLTGLTDFIDFRVGTPGYPSVNNIFDAAKPTGALISLNHPEIPTGENCLGCGWSAPDTDLNRVDAIEVANGGIAADAGGHFDDGAGSGTAWWEARLNKGHHLTGIGGSDNHDPIDGHAGTSPVGGQSPVGMPATVVFARNLSQPEILAGVRSGRVFIDLTGANPAHLLDMSAGVAGGAMVPMGATLTRTACSAVKGQLHVRGEKGAHIDLIVDGQHQPLNAGGLIASDDASVEFTLPALKQVRWFRADVRDVSGKRLLIGNPIYVETPKACPTS, from the coding sequence ATGCTTCGCACTCTGCTGCTCGCCCCGGCCATGCTGGCCATGGTGCAACCCGCAATGGCCGCCCCCCTGCCGGATGTGATCCTCACCGGCACGCTGCATGACGCCGACCGCGCCACCTACCGCGAACTGCTTTTCGACGTACCCGCCGGGGTCACCAAGCTGACCATCGATGTCGATGGCGCCGATCCCTCAAAGGGCACCTATCTGGTGCTGGGCGTCTATGACCCGCAGCGCGAGCGCGGCTGGGGCGGCGCCATCAAGCCGCATATCACGCTGGGCGAAACCTTCGCTTCCACCTCATACCTGCCCGGCCCTCTGCCCGCCGGGCGCTGGAAACTGAGCGTGGCGGTGGCCTTCATCAAGCCGGGCAATGTCACGCCCTATAAGGTCACGGTGCATTTCGATCAGGGCCCTGCCGCGCAGGTGCTCGATCCCGGCGTGAAGAAGGCTGGCCCGGGCTGGTATCGCGGCGATTTCCATGTCCACACCGGCCAGAGCGACGCCCAGTGCCGCTCCGTCCCCGGCGGCAAGCCGGTGCCTTGCCCGGTCTGGCATTCGCTGAAAGCGGCCTATGACCACGGGCTGGATTTCGTGTCCGTGTCGGACCACAATGTCGCTTCGCAGGATGCGGAACTGGCCAATGACGCACCCCTTTTCGACAGCATGCTGGTGATCCCGGGCCGGGAAATGACCACGCAATACGGCCATTTCAACCTCACGGGCCTGACGGATTTCATCGATTTCCGCGTCGGCACGCCGGGCTATCCATCGGTCAACAACATCTTCGACGCCGCCAAACCAACCGGCGCGCTGATCTCGCTCAACCATCCCGAAATCCCCACGGGCGAAAACTGCCTCGGCTGCGGCTGGTCGGCGCCTGATACCGATCTCAACCGCGTCGATGCCATCGAGGTCGCCAATGGCGGGATCGCCGCCGATGCGGGCGGACATTTCGACGATGGCGCGGGATCGGGCACCGCATGGTGGGAAGCCCGGCTCAACAAGGGCCATCACCTCACCGGCATCGGCGGCAGCGACAATCACGATCCCATCGATGGCCATGCGGGAACCTCACCCGTCGGCGGACAATCGCCGGTGGGGATGCCTGCCACGGTGGTCTTTGCCCGGAATTTGTCGCAGCCGGAGATTCTTGCCGGGGTGCGCTCGGGCCGGGTGTTTATCGATCTGACAGGGGCCAATCCCGCCCATCTGCTCGATATGTCAGCCGGTGTCGCCGGGGGAGCCATGGTGCCGATGGGCGCGACCTTGACCCGTACCGCCTGTTCAGCCGTGAAGGGCCAGCTGCATGTGCGCGGCGAAAAAGGCGCGCATATCGATCTGATCGTGGACGGCCAGCACCAGCCGCTGAACGCGGGCGGGCTGATCGCTTCGGACGATGCTTCGGTCGAATTCACGCTTCCCGCCCTGAAGCAGGTCCGCTGGTTCCGCGCCGATGTGCGTGACGTCAGCGGCAAGCGCCTGCTGATCGGCAATCCGATCTATGTCGAAACGCCAAAGGCCTGCCCGACATCCTGA